Proteins co-encoded in one Cucurbita pepo subsp. pepo cultivar mu-cu-16 chromosome LG15, ASM280686v2, whole genome shotgun sequence genomic window:
- the LOC111811469 gene encoding 26S proteasome regulatory subunit 4 homolog B-like — MGQGTPGGLNRQSPGDRKSDADKKKDKKYEPAAPPTRVGRKQRKQKGPEAAARLPTVTPHTKCRLRLLKLERVKDYLLMEEEFVTNQERLKPQEEKAEEDRSKVDDLRGSPMSVGNLEELIDENHAIVSSSVGPEYYVGIMSFVDKDQLEPGCAILMHNKVLSVVGLLQDEVDPMVSVMKVEKAPLESYADIGGLDAQIQEIKEAVELPLTHPELYEDIGIRPPKGVILYGEPGTGKTLLAKAVANSTSATFLRVVGSELIQKYLGDGPKLVRELFRVADDLSPSIVFIDEIDAVGTKRYDAHSGGEREIQRTMLELLNQLDGFDSRGDVKVILATNRIESLDPALLRPGRIDRKIEFPLPDIKTRRRIFQIHTSRMTLADDVNLEEFVMTKDEFSGADIKAICTEAGLLALRERRMKVTHADFKKAKEKVMYKKKEGVPEGLYM, encoded by the exons ATGGGTCAGGGAACTCCAGGAGGTCTGAATCGGCAATCCCCCGGCGACCGGAAGTCGGACGCCGATAAGAAGAAAGACAAGAAGTATGAACCGGCGGCGCCGCCGACTCGAGTTGGCCGGAAACAGAGGAAGCAGAAAGGTCCGGAGGCGGCGGCTCGGCTTCCGACGGTGACGCCTCACACGAAGTGCAGGCTGAGGCTTCTGAAGCTTGAGCGTGTGAAGGATTACCTGTTAATGGAGGAGGAATTTGTCACTAATCAGGAGCGCCTTAAGCCGCAGGAGGAGAAGGCGGAGGAGGATCGCTCGAAGGTCGATGATCTGAGAGGATCTCCCATGAGTGTTGGGAATTTGGAGGAGTTGATTGATGAGAATCATGCGATCGTTTCCTCTTCTGTCGGACCGGAGTATTACGTTGGTATTATGTCTTTTGTTGATAAAGATCAGCTTGAGCCTGGGTGTGCAATTTTGATGCATAATAAG GTACTTTCCGTGGTTGGACTTCTCCAAGATGAGGTTGATCCAATGGTGTCTGTGATGAAAGTTGAGAAGGCCCCTTTAGAGTCATATGCTGATATTGGTGGATTGGATGCTCAAATACAAGAGATAAAAGAAGCTGTTGAGTTGCCACTGACCCATCCTGAGTTATATGAGGACATAGGTATTAGGCCACCTAAAGGTGTGATTCTGTACGGGGAGCCAGGAACAGGCAAGACTTTGCTTGCAAAG GCAGTGGCGAACTCAACTTCAGCCACTTTCTTGCGTGTGGTTGGGAGTGAACTCATCCAGAAATACTTGGGAGATGGTCCAAAGTTAGTGAGGGAACTCTTCAGGGTTGCTGATGATCTCTCGCCTTccattgtttttattgatgagaTCGATGCTGTCGGCACGAAAAG GTATGATGCTCACTCTGGAGGTGAACGTGAGATCCAACGGACAATGTTGGAATTACTCAACCAATTGGATGGTTTTGATTCTAGAGGAGATGTTAAAGTGATACTTGCTACAAACAGAATCGAAAGTCTCGACCCAGCTTTGCTTCGACCAGGCCGAATAGACAGGAAGATTGAGTTTCCCTTGCCTGACATAAAAACCAGGAGGCGTATTTTTCAG ATACACACATCAAGGATGACATTGGCAGATGATGTCAACTTAGAGGAATTTGTTATGACAAAAGATGAATTCTCTGGTGCTGATATAAAGGCCATATGTACTGAAGCTGGGCTTCTTGCTTTGAGAGAACGGCGTATGAAG GTTACACATGCGGACTTCAAGAAGGCAAAGGAGAAGGTTATGtacaagaagaaagaaggcgTGCCAGAAGGCCTATATATGTGA
- the LOC111776326 gene encoding glycine-rich protein 5-like produces MANKLNLMLIMAMAMAAFALHVAARTAPIEAAKGLNDQKNFLSGGFSGIGDSGLPFGGLGGGGGLGGLGGGLGGFGGVGIGGIGAGVGGVGGGFVKIP; encoded by the coding sequence ATGGCTAATAAGCTTAATTTGATGTTGATtatggctatggctatggctGCATTTGCACTCCATGTTGCTGCAAGAACTGCCCCAATTGAGGCTGCAAAAGGCCTCAATGACCAAAAGAACTTCCTCAGCGGTGGCTTCTCTGGCATTGGTGATAGCGGACTCCCCTTTGGAGGACTCGGAGGAGGCGGTGGCTTGGGCGGGCTCGGCGGTGGCCTTGGCGGGTTCGGTGGGGTTGGCATCGGTGGCATCGGTGCCGGAGTTGGCGGGGTTGGTGGTGGATTTGTTAAGATTCCTTGA